ACTGCAGCAGTTAACTTCACAATTACAGAGCCTACAGCTCTAGCAGCTACTGCCGCTTCACAAACCAATGTTTCTTGTAATGGTGGTTCTAACGGAGCGGCTTCAATCAACACACCAACTGGTGGAGCGGGTGGATATACCTATAACTGGACGCCGGGTAACCCAACTGGTGATGGTACAACTTCGGTAACTGGACTAACTCCTGGTACATGGACCTGTACTGTAACCGATGCTAACAATTGTACTGCAGCGGTTAACTTTACCATTACACAACCAACGGCAATTAGTTTCACAACAACAGTTTTGTCTGGTTATGATTACAATACAGGATATAGTCAAACTATAATAGCCTCAGAAGGAACAGGATCTAAAACATATGCCGTTACAGCGGGAAGTTTGCCTTCTGGTTTCACGCTATCAACAGCTGGACAGATAACAGGTACTTCAACTCAAATTGCTGATAGTAATTTTACGGTCACTGCTACTGACGCTAATAATTGTACTGCTACCTATAATTATGTACTGAAATTAAATCAAATTCCAATTACGGTAACTGCAACACCTTCTCAAACTAAAATATATGGAGAGAGTGATCCTGTTTTAACTTATACAGTGTCACCAAGTTTGCTTTCCGGAGATGCATTCACAGGGTCTTTAACAAGGGTTAGTGGTGAAAATATTGGTAGTTATGCTATTAATCAAGGTTCGCTTTCAGCTGGGTCTAAATATTTAATTACTTATGTTGGTGCTAACTTTGCTATTACTGCTAAACCAATTACAGTAACAGCAGCTCCATCACAAACGAAAGTTTACGGAACAACAGATCCTGTTTTTGATTATACAGTTTCACCAAATTTAGTAGGTAGTGATGCCTTTACAGGAGCGTTAACTAGAGTTGCCGGGGAAAGCATTGGAAATTTCGCTATTAACCAGGGAAGTTTGAGTGCCGGATCTAATTATACGATTAGTTACGCAGGTGCTAACTTTACTATTACGGCAAAACCAATTACAGTAACAGCAACTCCATCACAAACGAAAGTTTACGGAACAACAGATCCAGCTTTTGCATATACCGTTTCGCCAGGTTTAGTAGGTAGTGATGCCTTTACAGGAGCTTTAACGAGAGCTATCGGGGAAAACATTGGAAATTACGCTATTAACCAGGGAAGTTTGAGTGCCGGTTCTAATTATAACATTACTTATGTAAGCAAAGATTTTACTATTACGGCAAAACCTATTACAGTAACGGCAGATGCTTCACAAACAAAAGTATATGGAACAAACGATCCTGTTTACACTTATACGGTTTCTCCAAGTTTAGTAAGTGGTGATTCTTTCACCGGAACTTTAACAAGAGCTGCCGGAGAGAACGTGGGTGTTTACGCTATCACACAAGGTACCTTAAGTGCGGGAACAAATTACAATATTACTTATGTAAGCAAAGATTTTACTATTACGGCAAAACCTATCACAGTAACAGCAAATGCTTCACAAACCAAAGTATATGGAACAACCGATCCTGTTTTTGATTATACTGTTTCTCCAAGTTTAGTAAGTGGTGATTCTTTCAGCGGAGCTTTAACAAGAGCTGCCGGAGAGAACGTGGGTGTTTACGCTATCACACAAGGTACCTTAAGTGCTGGTGGAAATTACACTATTACATATAATGGCTCTGATTTTACTATTACAAAAGCAAATCAGGTAATTACATGGAATCAGACTTTGGGATTAGGTTGTGATGGAGAAACTAGTATTGTTTTGACTGCTGTCGCTAATAGTGGTTTAGCTGTAAATTATGCTTCTTCTAATGCTACTATTGCTACTGTCTCGAATAATTCATTAATTTTTCAAAATTATGGATCTGCAACCATAACGGCTTCGCAACCAGGAAATATGAATTACAATGCGGCACCATCTGTAGTTTTACCAGTAGTAAGCAGCCAGCCAAACCTGATTAGAAAACATTTTGAAGATGTTATTTTCTTTGACAATAGCTCTAAGAGTTTTAAATCGTATAACTGGTATAAAAATGGGGTGTTAGTTCCTGGTCAAACTTCACAATATTTCAAAGAAAGTGGTCCTTTGAATGGAACTTACTATGCAGTAGCAACAAAACTAGACGGAACTTTAATTACAACCTGTACGTTAACTTTATCTCCTACAATGGAAGAAGAGTATATCAGAATTGTTCCAAACCCTGTTAGAAGTAATACTACTTTCCAATTGATAACAAATGTTAGTGCAAACAGATTACAAAATGCGCGTGTTGAGCTTTATAATTTAACAGGAAGCCTGCTAACTACTATAAACACAAGTCAAAACACTATTGACATGACAGCTCCTAATGTCGAGGGAATTTATATTGTAAAAATGACCTTAGCAAATGGTAAATACTTTACTAAAAACCTTTTAGTAAGAAATTAAAATAATTTACAGAATAGGACATCCTCATTTTTTAATGAATGGGGATGGATTATTCTAATTAAAAAACAAGTATGAAATCGCCATTATCACCAAGTTTGCGTGATCAAAAGCAAATAATAAAAAAAACGATTACATATATTACCTCTAAAAAATAAAATTTACATCTATGAAACTCAATATTAAAAATATAATTTCAACTATAGCTTTCTTAATTTCCCAGGGAATAGCTGCACAGTTTTATGTAGGTATACAGTCGGGAATAGGAAATATTCAAAGTGATATTACTGGCACACAAGAAGGTAACCGCCTTGGAGGAGCTGTAAAAGCAGGTTATATCTACTCTTTAAATACTCATTTTGGTATTGGTGCAGGGCTGGAATTTTCACAGTACAAACAAGAAGTCTCTTTGTCTCAGCCTACTGCAACACTTTCAAATTTTGAGGTTGATGCTTCAACTTCGGCATTTGTTTATAACGTTACAACCAACAATTATATAGAAAAACAAACTTTACATGCTCTGCAAATCCCTCTTTTTGTCCAGTATAAAACAAATATTAATAAGGGTATTGATTTTAATTTTAGAGCCGGAGCTAAATATTTTTTACCGGTAAAATATAAAATTAAAGCAACAGCCGATTACGTAAATGGCAGCGCTTATTATCCAGATGTAAACCTGACTATTGATAATCTGCCAGAATATGGTTTTGGTAGCCAGGATAATTATTCCTCATCAGGAGAGTATAAAACTAAAGGAATTCTAATGAGTTCTTTTGAGTTAGGATTTACATTTGATATGGGAAAGAAGAATTCGTTATATGCAGCCATGTATCTGGAAAGTGGATATGGTACAATTTTAGACCAAAACAAGAATGAATCTTATGTTGGTTATAATGAAACTGCTGTATCCGACAGGAAAGCTAATGGCTTATATAGTATTGATAAAGATGCTGAAATTAAACCTGTAGCTTTTGGTGTAACACTAGGATGGAATTTTAAATAACCTGTATAGTTATTTCAGGACGGGTCAAATCAGCATGACTGAAAATGGAGATCCTTATGAAAACGCATTGGCAGAACGTGTAAACGGAATCATCAAGACAGAGTTCAATCTTCATAGTAGCCAGTTGGGTTTTGAACAAACCTACAACCAGATAAAGAAAAGTATTAAAGTTTATAATGAAATCAGACCACATTCAAGTTGTAATTACCTAACCCCAAATCAAGCTCATTTGCAATCAGGGAACTTGAAGAAGCGATGGAAGAATTATAATAAAAAATTTAGCCATGAAAAAACAGTTGTATAGTAAGTTTAGGATTAAAAATTATATTTGTATAGCTATAACAGGATTTATTTAATAATCTGTATAGTTATTTTAGGACGATTCATAGGACGATTCACATATATAGATAAGGCATAGATAAAGCATGGATAGTGCATGGATAGTGCATGATAATGCATGGAAAAAAATGCGCTTCTCTAATTGTATTTTAAGGTTTGCCGGTAATGCTTTTTCAGCAGCAATAACAGTATATTTATAACCCGGTTTTTGTAATTGTCCAACGAATTGTTCTACTAAAATTTCTTCGGATTACTTAAGTTTAATTTATCATTTTCCCACACGATCGGATTTTGTATAATGTAATTCGCTATTCTTTGATATTCAAAATCATTTCTGACAATATGATCGTGGTAATTGGGTTGAAAAAAATGATTATGTTTATTGTATTTTGGTATTGGTAGATGATGTTCGTCGATATAATCATCAATTTTGGTATTTACCGCCGATTTGAATCCGGCAATAAACGATGAAATGGATTTCGGTAATCGTACAGGACGATTCGGTTTTATCGATTCCAATTGTTGAACCGCACGGTTGGGTTGAACCGCACGGCCGTGCGGTTGTACATTAACGTTATCAATCAAATCGTTTGATTCATTACCCGGATGCCATATTTCCACAATCATATGCAAATGGTTGGGCATTATGATATATTCGTGTACAAACAATTCATTTCGAATTTCAAATGATTGCAAAAATTCCTTTTGCACAATTTTACCCATTTCGGATAATTGTATTTCCCCGGCTACAATATCACCCAAAATACATTCCCTGTTTTGGGTAACAATGGTAAGAAAATATAAGGCATTTGAAGAATAATCCCAATTAAGTAACCGATGCGAGCCTATTTTATATTTATTCTTGTATTTATCCATTTCAAAGTGATAGTATACGAAAATAAATAAATTCTATAGTTATTTATCTTACAAATCCTGATTGAAGTACTATCTAAATGAATTAATTGAAAGTGGAGGATTAAGTAAAAAAAGAATAGATAATCTGAGAAAATCGTAATCCATAAACAATAAAAACCATAAGTTTAGGGAATAAAAAAACTCCAAAATCGCAAGACTTTGGAGTTTTTAGTATTTTGTGGGGAGAGCAGGATTCGAACCTGCGAAGTTCACACAGCAGATTTACAGTCTGCCCTCGTTGGCCGCTTGAGTATCTCCCCAAATTTGATTGTGAATCTACAATCTTTCAACACTCTGAAAATCGTATAAAAAAACTCCTTAATTTCTTAAGGAGTTTCTTGGTGGGCGATGAGGGGTTCGAACCCCCGACCCCCTCGGTGTAAACGAGGTGCTCTGAACCAGCTGAGCTAATCGCCCTATTTTACTAGGCTGCTATCATTTCGTGATTGCGAGTGCAAATATACACCTAGAATTTGTAATTGCAAGCCTTTTTGGCAAAAAATGTAAAAGAAAATTTTCCCGCACTTTTAGAAAGCTATTTTTCAGCTTATTAAAAACAAATAAAACTGAAGTATTCTTATGCATTTAGTTAAAATAAAAAATCTATAAAGCTAATTTTAATTATTCCTTTTGTATTCACTCGCTATAGTCATACATTTGCATACCTTAATTGTATATTCAAATGGCAAGATACCAGGAAAATGATTTACCGAAAGCTAAATTAGACGCAAACTCCCTTCAAAAAGCAATCCGAATTTTTAAATACGCTAAAAACCACAAATGGAAATTTTTCCTTGGTTTAGTTTTTTTACTCTTAACCAGCGCCACTGCCCTCGCCTTTCCTAAGTTAATGGGAATGCTGGTAGACTGTGTTACGAATAAAAACCTTAGCCGGGCCAACGAAATTGCAGTTGCGCTATTGGTAATCTTAATGCTCCAGGCAGTTTTCTCGTTTTTCAGAATTTCTCTTTTCGTTAATTTTACAGAGAATTCATTGTCGAACATTCGTTTTGCATTGTATGAGAATTTAATCAAACTCCCGATGTCGTTTTATTCACAAAAACGTGTGGGGGAACTGAACAGCCGGATCAGCGCAGACATTTCGCAGTTACAGGATACTTTTAGCACAACAATTGCAGAATTTTTACGTCAGTTTATTTTAATTATCGGCGGATTTATAATTTTAGGTAATATAAGTCCGAAATTGACTTTGATGATGCTTGCCATCGTTCCTATTGTAGCTGTTGCTGCTGTTATCTTTGGAAGATTTATTCGTAAATACGGAAAAAAAACACAGGATAAAGTAGCCGAAAGCCAGGTAATTGTTGAAGAAACATTGCAGGGAATCAGCAATGTAAAAGCGTTCGCCAACGAATGGTACGAAATTCAGCGTTATAAAAACAAAATCAAAGAAATTGTAAAAATAGCCATCAAAGGCGGTCAGTACAGAGGTTATTTTGCTTCTTTTATCATTTTATGCCTTTTTGGATGTGTCGTTGCCGTTGTCTGGTACGGAATTACCTTAACAATAAAAGGCGAAGTTGAAGGCGTTGGTGATCTGATTTCGTTTGTACTCTATACCACATTCATTGGCGCTTCTTTTGGAGGAATAGCCGAAATGTATGCCCAGATTCAAAAAGCAGTTGGCGCTACAGAACGTGTTTTCGAATTACTCGAAGAAACTCCGGAACCAATCAATGCAAATCCGAAAGCTTCAGCTTCAGTTATAGAAAAAATAAAAGGAAACGTAGCTTTTAAAAATGTAGCTTTTAGTTATCCGTCCAGAAAAGAAGTTGAGGTATTGAAAGACGTAAATTTCAATGCTGATTTCGGTCAGAAGATTGCTCTTGTTGGTCCGAGTGGTGCTGGAAAATCGACTATTTCTTCATTATTATTGCGTTTTTACGATATTACTTCAGGAGAAATTCTTGTTGATGGAAAAAGCATTTACGACTACGATTTAGAAAATCTTCGCGGGAATATGAGTATTGTTCCTCAGGATGTGATTTTATTTGGCGGAACCATCAGGGAAAATATCGCCTACGGAAAACCAGATGCCTCTGATGAAGAAATAATGCTGGCAGCAAAACAGGCTAATGCATTGAATTTCGTAGAAAGCTTTCCTGAAAAATTTGAAACACTGGTTGGGGAACGTGGCGTAAAACTATCAGGAGGCCAGCGTCAGCGTATCGCAATTGCAAGGGCCTTATTAAAAAATCCTAGTATTTTAATTCTGGACGAAGCTACATCTTCTTTAGACAGCGAAAGTGAAAAACTGGTTCAGGAAGCACTAGAAGTTTTGATGGAAGGAAGAACCAGCATTATCATTGCACACCGTCTTTCAACCATTAGAAACGCTGATAAAATTTTAGTTTTGGATAATGGAAGAATCACCGAAGAAGGAACGCATCAGGAGCTTATCAACCTTGAAAACGGTATTTATAAAAACCTGAGCAATCTACAGTTTAGCAATTCTTAACAAGTTTTGAAAATCAATACTTTAAATGCAATAAGACAATAACGTTTTATTGCATTTTTTTTGCAGGTATACAAAATCAAATATCCCAATAATTAAAAAGCTGTCAGGGAAATAAATCTCTTTAATCCCAAAAGCCCTAGCCCTGATCGTAACGGCATCCTGTTGTTGCGGGGTTCGCAACAACAGATATAGTGGAGAGCAGGATAAGCTCCTGAAAATTATAAAAAAAACATTTTGAATTAAACCTTTTTTCAAAACCAATGTCTAAGTTTATTAGGATTAGAAAAACCGAAGCAAAATAGCCTTAAAAACACTTGTACATACAATTGTTAAATAACCATTAAGCCCTTTTGTATTCACATCAAAAAACTAAATTTGTAACACCAATTCAAGACATAAAATCCATTTACTTCAATTTTCATGAAACTAAAACACCTAATTTACGCCCTTATCATTATAGTACTCGGAGGTTTTATCACGTACCGCGTCATATCCAACAAAAAGAAAAACGAAGAATCTAAGAAATTCGGTGATAAGGACAGACCTACAAGTGTAAACGGAATTGTGGTAAAAACTTCGGTTTTTGATA
The Flavobacterium flavigenum genome window above contains:
- a CDS encoding MBG domain-containing protein, which translates into the protein MFLTQIFITNNLKAQELLFDNGPFTTNTGVGFGGSDVSVLQNVTLGYGTVGFSINNTGNFRLTDQFTNAAPWYLDYVDVFAYQTGSSVSSTFTSGVVKIWNSDPSSGTAISEFGDFTTNRMILTDFTNCYRVQEDASLLTNNRPIMRIRISIGAIIQPGTHWIEWALTGTLASGPFAPPISILGTGNTGDAKQFSATGYTNTINNGAYQAGIPFKLFGTQFVSYSPSPNAICPGSNVTVNFLDPVIRNTGNSYKLELSDVNGNFPGTVLTTTVVSSSQLSAVIPISTVGSANYKIRTVASSPSENSSPSDFLNVYTPPNAVVTSQTDVSCNGGSNGTASVSASGGTGGYTYSWSPSGGTAATATGLSAGTYTVTVTDANGCKATQNFTITEPTALSATAASQTNVSCNGGSNGAASINTPTGGAGGYTYNWTPGNPTGDGTTSVTGLTPGTWTCTVTDANNCTAAVNFTITQPTALTATAASQTNVSCNGGSNGAASINTPTGGAGGYTYNWTPGNPTGDGTTSVTGLTSGTWTCTVTDANNCTTAVNFTITQPTALTATAASQTNVSCNGGSNGAASINTPTGGAGGYTYNWTPGNPTGDGTTSVTGLTPGTWTCTVTDANNCTAAVNFTITQPTALTATAASQTNVSCNGGSNGAASINTPTGGAGGYTYNWTPGNPTGDGTTSVTGLTPGTWTCTVTDANNCTAAVNFTITEPTALAATAASQTNVSCNGGSNGAASINTPTGGAGGYTYNWTPGNPTGDGTTSVTGLTPGTWTCTVTDANNCTAAVNFTITEPTALAATAASQTNVSCNGGSNGAASINTPTGGAGGYTYNWTPGNPTGDGTTSVTGLTPGTWTCTVTDANNCTAAVNFTITQPTAISFTTTVLSGYDYNTGYSQTIIASEGTGSKTYAVTAGSLPSGFTLSTAGQITGTSTQIADSNFTVTATDANNCTATYNYVLKLNQIPITVTATPSQTKIYGESDPVLTYTVSPSLLSGDAFTGSLTRVSGENIGSYAINQGSLSAGSKYLITYVGANFAITAKPITVTAAPSQTKVYGTTDPVFDYTVSPNLVGSDAFTGALTRVAGESIGNFAINQGSLSAGSNYTISYAGANFTITAKPITVTATPSQTKVYGTTDPAFAYTVSPGLVGSDAFTGALTRAIGENIGNYAINQGSLSAGSNYNITYVSKDFTITAKPITVTADASQTKVYGTNDPVYTYTVSPSLVSGDSFTGTLTRAAGENVGVYAITQGTLSAGTNYNITYVSKDFTITAKPITVTANASQTKVYGTTDPVFDYTVSPSLVSGDSFSGALTRAAGENVGVYAITQGTLSAGGNYTITYNGSDFTITKANQVITWNQTLGLGCDGETSIVLTAVANSGLAVNYASSNATIATVSNNSLIFQNYGSATITASQPGNMNYNAAPSVVLPVVSSQPNLIRKHFEDVIFFDNSSKSFKSYNWYKNGVLVPGQTSQYFKESGPLNGTYYAVATKLDGTLITTCTLTLSPTMEEEYIRIVPNPVRSNTTFQLITNVSANRLQNARVELYNLTGSLLTTINTSQNTIDMTAPNVEGIYIVKMTLANGKYFTKNLLVRN
- a CDS encoding transposase, producing the protein MDKYKNKYKIGSHRLLNWDYSSNALYFLTIVTQNRECILGDIVAGEIQLSEMGKIVQKEFLQSFEIRNELFVHEYIIMPNHLHMIVEIWHPGNESNDLIDNVNVQPHGRAVQPNRAVQQLESIKPNRPVRLPKSISSFIAGFKSAVNTKIDDYIDEHHLPIPKYNKHNHFFQPNYHDHIVRNDFEYQRIANYIIQNPIVWENDKLNLSNPKKF
- a CDS encoding integrase core domain-containing protein, which encodes MTENGDPYENALAERVNGIIKTEFNLHSSQLGFEQTYNQIKKSIKVYNEIRPHSSCNYLTPNQAHLQSGNLKKRWKNYNKKFSHEKTVV
- a CDS encoding outer membrane beta-barrel protein, which produces MKLNIKNIISTIAFLISQGIAAQFYVGIQSGIGNIQSDITGTQEGNRLGGAVKAGYIYSLNTHFGIGAGLEFSQYKQEVSLSQPTATLSNFEVDASTSAFVYNVTTNNYIEKQTLHALQIPLFVQYKTNINKGIDFNFRAGAKYFLPVKYKIKATADYVNGSAYYPDVNLTIDNLPEYGFGSQDNYSSSGEYKTKGILMSSFELGFTFDMGKKNSLYAAMYLESGYGTILDQNKNESYVGYNETAVSDRKANGLYSIDKDAEIKPVAFGVTLGWNFK
- a CDS encoding ABC transporter ATP-binding protein, which produces MARYQENDLPKAKLDANSLQKAIRIFKYAKNHKWKFFLGLVFLLLTSATALAFPKLMGMLVDCVTNKNLSRANEIAVALLVILMLQAVFSFFRISLFVNFTENSLSNIRFALYENLIKLPMSFYSQKRVGELNSRISADISQLQDTFSTTIAEFLRQFILIIGGFIILGNISPKLTLMMLAIVPIVAVAAVIFGRFIRKYGKKTQDKVAESQVIVEETLQGISNVKAFANEWYEIQRYKNKIKEIVKIAIKGGQYRGYFASFIILCLFGCVVAVVWYGITLTIKGEVEGVGDLISFVLYTTFIGASFGGIAEMYAQIQKAVGATERVFELLEETPEPINANPKASASVIEKIKGNVAFKNVAFSYPSRKEVEVLKDVNFNADFGQKIALVGPSGAGKSTISSLLLRFYDITSGEILVDGKSIYDYDLENLRGNMSIVPQDVILFGGTIRENIAYGKPDASDEEIMLAAKQANALNFVESFPEKFETLVGERGVKLSGGQRQRIAIARALLKNPSILILDEATSSLDSESEKLVQEALEVLMEGRTSIIIAHRLSTIRNADKILVLDNGRITEEGTHQELINLENGIYKNLSNLQFSNS